A single genomic interval of Gemmatimonadota bacterium harbors:
- a CDS encoding RluA family pseudouridine synthase, translating to MREYTRSCEVDPYRSGWTLREFLCHRFRYRPWEVWAVRIARGALAVNGVTAAAETVVRKGDRVTYSFEHEEPEVDRRIAVLHEDEEVLVVDKPGNLPVHAGGAYISNTLIAILRERWGADLRPAHRLDRDTSGVVVLAKSADAARHLEREFRKRRVAKTYAALLEGRLGAEVQVDARVARADGGRTSRRMVDASGQPARTHFVPLGYSEPPEGPVRTLVRVVPESGRTHQIRVHAAHLGHPVAGDRLYGPPDGVPHPASHLLHCARVRVAHPSGRGMLCVQASIPDRFRVFWYGVLPWNDKVPAGGAGKSSTEGGRASRHAKESGL from the coding sequence TTGCGCGAGTACACACGCTCCTGCGAGGTAGACCCGTACCGTTCCGGCTGGACGCTTCGCGAGTTCCTCTGCCACCGGTTTCGTTACCGCCCGTGGGAGGTCTGGGCCGTGCGCATCGCCCGGGGTGCGCTGGCGGTCAACGGAGTCACGGCGGCCGCGGAGACGGTGGTGCGCAAGGGGGATCGCGTGACCTACTCCTTTGAGCACGAAGAGCCGGAGGTAGACCGGCGCATCGCCGTCCTGCACGAGGACGAAGAGGTGCTGGTGGTCGACAAGCCGGGGAATCTGCCGGTGCACGCGGGCGGGGCGTATATCTCCAACACGCTGATCGCCATTCTTCGGGAGCGGTGGGGCGCGGATCTGCGCCCGGCGCATCGTCTGGACCGGGACACCTCCGGGGTGGTGGTCCTGGCGAAGTCCGCGGATGCGGCGCGGCATCTGGAGCGCGAGTTTCGCAAGCGACGCGTGGCGAAGACCTACGCGGCGCTCCTCGAAGGGCGTCTCGGCGCAGAAGTGCAGGTGGACGCCCGGGTCGCGAGGGCGGATGGCGGGCGCACTTCCCGGCGGATGGTGGACGCCTCCGGGCAACCTGCGCGGACGCACTTCGTGCCGCTGGGGTACTCGGAGCCGCCCGAAGGGCCGGTTCGGACGCTGGTGCGCGTGGTTCCCGAATCCGGCCGGACGCATCAGATTCGTGTCCATGCGGCCCATCTGGGGCATCCGGTCGCGGGCGACCGGCTCTATGGCCCTCCGGACGGCGTGCCCCATCCGGCCTCCCACCTTCTTCACTGCGCCCGCGTCCGGGTGGCGCATCCATCCGGGCGGGGAATGCTGTGCGTTCAGGCCTCGATTCCTGACCGATTCCGGGTATTCTGGTACGGAGTACTCCCGTGGAACGACAAAGTCCCGGCCGGTGGCGCGGGAAAGTCATCGACCGAGGGGGGCCGCGCCTCCCGGCACGCAAAGGAAAGCGGATTGTGA
- a CDS encoding ribonuclease H-like domain-containing protein — MSGVTAPARDLRDIPGAGPLSAGGVEVTAIRRELAELLPGEDAEARARRALADFARRPPESMDHGLAEAAGCALEDLVVLDLETAGLWGNPLFLVGLLLVENGRAVTLQLLAPDYAREGAVIRAASALLAERRVLVTFNGKSFDAPFLRERGGFHGVGDVIAAQMNHLDLLHPARRRYRDELPDCRLQTLERHVTGLHRAGDIPGDEIPAVYHEYVRTGDAELLVPVLHHGRLDVVTTLRLLTNLLGE, encoded by the coding sequence ATGTCCGGCGTGACCGCTCCGGCGCGGGACTTGCGGGATATCCCGGGGGCGGGACCTCTCTCCGCGGGTGGCGTGGAAGTGACGGCCATTCGGCGGGAACTGGCGGAGCTTTTGCCGGGCGAAGATGCCGAGGCCCGGGCGCGTCGGGCGCTCGCGGACTTCGCGAGGAGGCCGCCGGAGAGCATGGACCACGGTCTCGCGGAAGCCGCGGGGTGTGCCCTGGAGGATCTGGTCGTACTGGATCTGGAGACGGCGGGCTTGTGGGGGAATCCGCTCTTTCTGGTGGGGCTGTTGCTGGTGGAGAACGGGCGTGCGGTGACGCTTCAGTTGCTGGCCCCGGACTACGCCCGGGAGGGGGCGGTCATTCGTGCAGCGAGCGCATTGCTGGCGGAACGCAGGGTGCTGGTGACTTTCAACGGGAAGTCGTTTGACGCGCCCTTTCTTCGGGAGCGCGGGGGGTTTCACGGCGTCGGGGATGTCATTGCGGCACAGATGAACCACCTGGACCTTCTTCACCCGGCGCGTCGTCGGTATCGCGATGAACTTCCGGATTGCCGTCTCCAGACTCTGGAACGCCATGTCACCGGGCTTCATCGTGCCGGAGACATCCCGGGAGATGAAATCCCGGCCGTCTATCACGAGTATGTGAGAACGGGAGACGCCGAACTGCTCGTCCCCGTATTGCACCACGGGAGGCTGGATGTGGTGACCACACTTCGGCTTCTCACCAACCTCCTGGGAGAGTGA
- a CDS encoding DEAD/DEAH box helicase — MSSTVPVSGEGGVPVDVARCLHKLEASRDYDGQIAHVEEIPPREACFARPGHPLPEPLEKALQGLGVEQLYSHQVHALEEARAGRNVAVVTSTASGKTLCYTLPVLESLLADPDSTALFLYPTKALAQDQLRGLLRVAELSPGVAEVLRTGTYDGDTPAHGRRKLRDSGNLVLTNPDMLHSGILPYHLKWTRFLSGLRFVVVDEIHAYRGIFGSHVANVLRRLRRVCRHHGSDPRFLLGSATLANPGEFAGRLVGEPVSLVDQDGSPRGRKSFVVWNPPFLDTAKMDRRSSHVEAQHLFSSLVADRVQTICFSRARVTAELIHRYARESLQRRKPELVDSVRAYRGGYLPEERREIEKDLFSGKLLGVSSTNALELGIDIGTMEASIVVGFPSTVASLWQQSGRAGRGKEDALTVFVAYNDPVDQYLARNPDYLFGSSPESAVIDPENPHILAAHLECAAFELPLTDSDGEHFGPRTGELVRGLDGAGRTRRLDGRSYWANTDFPARNVGLRHMSSDTYTILEAPPPGQAGSAFRPVVREEGPASEDARVIGNVDAISALELLYPEAVYLHDGETFVVRELDLTGKTAFVERREVDYYTTPVIEQTVLLRNEREAGEWAGAMLGFGDVTVSWFTSFFKKVKFFSSDSIGYGNLDLPKQHMETTSSWITVGEDLRREVTGKGKKPVEGLVGVRNLLISVIGLFAMCDRADIGGVVDSRNLGQPTIFLYDRYPGGLGFVEHAFRDPARALRACLELVRECPCSGGCPSCVGLPVLRPAQHQDPEAGGAWPIPDREAALFILEGLVARAEASCPA, encoded by the coding sequence ATGTCTAGTACTGTGCCGGTCTCGGGCGAAGGGGGGGTGCCGGTGGATGTCGCGCGTTGTCTTCACAAGCTGGAAGCATCCAGGGATTACGACGGACAGATCGCCCATGTGGAAGAGATCCCCCCGCGAGAGGCGTGCTTCGCCCGGCCGGGCCACCCACTCCCGGAGCCGCTGGAAAAGGCACTTCAAGGGCTGGGGGTAGAGCAGCTCTACAGCCATCAGGTTCATGCGCTGGAGGAAGCGCGTGCGGGCCGAAATGTGGCGGTGGTCACTTCCACGGCCTCCGGGAAGACGCTCTGCTACACGCTGCCGGTTCTGGAGTCGTTGCTTGCGGATCCAGACTCCACGGCGCTCTTCCTCTATCCGACCAAAGCCCTCGCGCAGGATCAACTACGCGGCCTTCTGCGCGTTGCGGAGTTGTCCCCGGGCGTGGCGGAAGTCCTGCGCACCGGCACCTACGACGGAGACACTCCCGCGCACGGTCGCCGGAAGCTCCGGGATTCGGGCAACCTCGTGCTCACGAATCCGGACATGCTTCATTCGGGGATACTCCCCTATCACCTGAAGTGGACGCGGTTTCTGTCCGGACTTCGGTTTGTGGTGGTGGATGAGATTCATGCGTATCGCGGGATCTTCGGATCCCATGTGGCCAATGTGCTCCGCCGCCTGCGTCGCGTGTGCCGGCATCACGGGTCAGACCCGCGCTTCCTGTTGGGTTCCGCCACGCTTGCGAACCCGGGGGAGTTTGCCGGGCGACTCGTGGGAGAACCGGTTTCGCTGGTGGATCAGGACGGTTCTCCGCGCGGGCGCAAGAGTTTCGTGGTGTGGAATCCGCCCTTCCTGGACACGGCGAAGATGGACCGGCGCAGCTCCCATGTGGAGGCGCAACATCTCTTTTCCTCGCTGGTGGCGGACCGCGTGCAGACCATCTGTTTCTCGCGGGCACGGGTGACTGCGGAACTGATCCACCGGTATGCCCGGGAGTCACTCCAGCGCAGAAAGCCCGAACTGGTGGACTCGGTGCGCGCATATCGTGGCGGGTATCTTCCCGAGGAGCGGCGGGAGATCGAGAAGGACCTCTTCAGCGGGAAACTCCTCGGGGTGTCATCGACGAATGCGCTGGAGCTGGGCATTGACATCGGCACGATGGAAGCATCGATTGTCGTGGGCTTCCCCTCGACGGTGGCATCGCTCTGGCAACAGTCGGGTCGCGCGGGTCGGGGGAAGGAGGACGCGCTCACCGTCTTCGTCGCCTACAACGATCCGGTGGATCAGTATCTTGCGCGGAACCCGGACTATCTGTTCGGGTCATCGCCGGAGAGCGCGGTCATCGACCCTGAGAATCCGCACATTCTGGCGGCGCATCTGGAATGCGCGGCGTTTGAGCTTCCGCTGACGGATTCAGACGGAGAGCACTTCGGCCCCCGCACAGGAGAACTTGTGCGCGGACTGGATGGTGCGGGAAGAACCCGTCGCCTCGACGGGCGCAGTTACTGGGCGAACACAGACTTCCCGGCTCGGAATGTGGGCCTTCGGCATATGTCGTCGGACACTTACACCATTCTGGAAGCGCCGCCGCCCGGGCAGGCCGGCTCCGCGTTCCGGCCCGTGGTGCGGGAAGAGGGTCCGGCTTCGGAAGACGCGCGCGTCATCGGGAATGTGGATGCCATCTCGGCTCTGGAACTGCTCTACCCGGAGGCTGTTTACCTTCACGATGGAGAGACCTTTGTCGTTCGAGAACTGGACCTCACCGGGAAGACAGCCTTCGTGGAGCGCCGGGAAGTGGACTACTACACGACGCCGGTCATCGAGCAGACCGTACTCCTCCGGAATGAACGAGAAGCAGGAGAGTGGGCCGGGGCGATGCTCGGCTTCGGAGATGTGACGGTGTCGTGGTTCACCTCTTTCTTCAAGAAGGTGAAGTTCTTCTCCTCGGACTCCATCGGGTACGGCAATCTGGATCTTCCAAAGCAGCATATGGAAACCACCTCTTCGTGGATCACCGTGGGAGAGGACTTGCGGCGGGAGGTCACGGGAAAGGGCAAGAAGCCGGTGGAGGGGCTGGTCGGCGTGAGGAACCTGCTGATCAGCGTGATCGGCCTGTTTGCCATGTGCGACCGGGCGGACATTGGCGGCGTTGTGGACAGCCGGAATCTGGGGCAGCCGACCATCTTCCTGTACGACCGCTATCCCGGAGGGCTCGGGTTCGTGGAACACGCGTTCCGGGATCCGGCTCGCGCGCTTCGCGCCTGCCTGGAGCTTGTGCGGGAGTGCCCGTGCTCCGGGGGGTGCCCTTCGTGTGTGGGGCTGCCGGTTCTTCGGCCAGCGCAGCATCAGGATCCCGAAGCAGGCGGTGCGTGGCCCATTCCGGATCGGGAGGCCGCGCTCTTCATTCTCGAAGGACTGGTGGCGCGGGCTGAGGCGTCATGTCCGGCGTGA